In Tachysurus fulvidraco isolate hzauxx_2018 chromosome 11, HZAU_PFXX_2.0, whole genome shotgun sequence, one DNA window encodes the following:
- the LOC113642892 gene encoding TLC domain-containing protein 4-B-like, whose product MEPLSIPVVLVTLSSFLISQWIFHVACPWLSDRLVPAFLRLTHMQRTEWSSRAVSTIHALVVGHFCLYILIFDDALKKDPVWGDPTLVKLNVGITTGYLISDLLLMIYFWDFIGEKYFVIHHLAALIAYYYVLSQGILPYFANFRLLAEFSTPFVNQRWFLQVLSYHKLSKPNLVNGVAMASSFFLVRIAVIPVYYSQMYSVYGTEAFYRLTPAARSAWILCSLCLDVMNVMWMRKILRGCLKVLRSSRSQKPVMEKENPKID is encoded by the exons ATGGAGCCTCTGAGCATCCCTGTGGTGTTAGTTACCCTCAGCAGTTTCCTCATCTCTCAGTGGATATTTCATGTCGCATGTCCATGGCTGTCCGATCGCCTCGTTCCAGCTTTCCTcaggctcacacacatgcagaggaCAGAGTGGAGCTCTAG GGCCGTCTCCACAATCCATGCTTTGGTCGTGGGACATTTTTGTCTCTACATATTAATTTTTGATGATGCTCTCAAGAAAGACCCAGTTTG GGGAGATCCAACACTTGTGAAACTGAATGTGGGCATAACCACAGGCTACCTCATCTCAG ATCTGCTGCTTATGATCTACTTCTGGGACTTCATTGGAGAGAAGTATTTTGTCATACACCACCTCGCTGCCCTTATTGCTTATTATTATGTACTG agtCAGGGAATATTGCCCTATTTTGCTAATTTCCGTCTGCTTGCTGAATTTTCCACCCCCTTTGTGAACCAGAG GTGGTTTCTTCAGGTTCTGAGCTACCACAAGCTTTCCAAACCCAACCTTGTTAACGGAGTAGCCATGGCGTCCTCCTTTTTCCTGGTGAGGATCGCCGTCATTCCAGTCTACTACAGCcaaatgtacagtgtgtacggCACTGAGGCCTTTTACAGACTCACCCCAGCCGCTCGCAGTGCCTGGATCCTTTGCAGCCTCTGCCTCGATGTCATGAATGTCATGTGGATGCGTAAGATCCTTCGGGGCTGCCTCAAAGTTCTACGCTCGAGCAGATCCCAAAAACCAGTGATGGAGAAGGAGAACCCGAAAATCGACTGA
- the LOC113643567 gene encoding calponin-3-like, producing the protein MAQFNKGPAYGLSAEVRNKIAQKYDPLKEEELRIWIEEVTGMPIGENFQQGLKDGVILCDLINKLQPGSVKKINNSKLNWHKLENLSNFIKAILAYGLKPNDIFEANDLFENGNMTQVQTTLLALASMAKTRGMDTKSDIGVKYADKQERRFNDEQLKAGNCVIGLQMGTNKCASQAGMTAYGTRRHLYDPKTQTDKPYDQSTISLQMGTNKGASQSGMGAPGTRRDIFDQKLSQQPIDNSTISLQMGTNKTASQKGMSAYGLGRQIYDPKYCPATGEPGAHTNGSQGTGTTGSEVSDTDYQADYQAEYHHEYQPQYDEYRGHYDQGIDY; encoded by the exons atggccCAGTTTAACAAGGGACCCGCTTACGGATTATCAGCTGAAGTTAGGAACAAG ATCGCTCAGAAGTATGACCCTctgaaggaggaggagctgcGCATCTGGATTGAGGAGGTCACCGGCATGCCAATTGGAGAGAACTTCCAGCAGGGGCTGAAGGATGGTGTCATTCTTTGCGA TTTGATCAACAAACTCCAGCCTGGCTCAGTAAAGAAAATTAACAACTCTAAACTCAACTGGCATAAG CTTGAGAACCTGAGCAACTTCATCAAAGCCATTCTTGCATATGGCCTGAAGCCAAACGACATATTTGAAGCTAATGACCTGTTTGAAAACGGGAACATGACACAGGTCCAGACCACGCTGCTTGCGCTGGCTAGCATG GCAAAGACCAGAGGCATGGACACCAAGTCTGATATTGGTGTGAAGTATGCTGACAAGCAGGAACGACGTTTCAACGATGAGCAGTTAAAGGCTGGAAACTGCGTCATTGGCTTACAG ATGGGGACGAATAAATGTGCCAGTCAGGCTGGCATGACTGCTTATGGCACACGAAGACATCTTTATGACCCAAAGACCCAAACGGACAAGCCATATGACCAGAGTACCATTAGCCTGCAGATGGGCACCAATAAGGGAGCAAGTCAG TCTGGCATGGGCGCCCCCGGCACCCGGCGAGACATCTTCGACCAGAAATTGTCTCAACAGCCGATTGACAACTCCACCATCTCCCTGCAGATGGGCACCAACAAAACAGCCTCACAGAAGGGCATGAGTGCCTATGGCCTGGGCAGACAGATCTATGACCCCAAATACTGCCCTGCAACCGGGGAGCCTGGAGCCCACACCAACGGCAGCCAGGGCACAGGCACCACCGGCTCCGAGGTCAGCGACACCGACTACCAGGCTGACTACCAAGCAGAGTACCACCATGAGTACCAGCCACAATATGATGAGTACCGTGGCCACTATGACCAGGGCATCGATTATTAG